In one Thermanaerovibrio velox DSM 12556 genomic region, the following are encoded:
- a CDS encoding bifunctional shikimate kinase/3-dehydroquinate synthase translates to MRGLNDMCPVFLTGFMGSGKTTVGRELARLMGVPFLDLDRMVEMGSRLTVEEIFRRGGEESFRALEREALLQTLGLGRCVVALGGGTLMDPRNLEAVRSSGRLVALKVPLDVASRRIGGDVRPPMESSSLEELFEARRRGYEAAEIEVGTHRTGAREAARLIASALKLEIRSPGAPREVRSEVLGLTVRITDGEFVPWGISRVVPAGSAGEIFAVGDCLTGPLFVDPAVKGVHLLPRGEAAKDLKRVEELYDAFWEAGVRRSSTVAAVGGGTVGDAAAFAASTYLRGVGIVHFPTTLLAQVDSSVGGKCGVNMPQGKNLVGSFVFPSLTVCDVGCLMSLSEHGYRQGLGEVAKYAMMDREFFRWLEAHGASLLARDRDVLMECVFRCLRLKLSVVEKDPFETRGGREALNLGHTVGHALEALRGFKMGHGDAVASSLMVDLALSVRLGVGEPAMMDRLGGLLSALRLPVSPGVPWGDLEGFVMGDKKWRNGSLMMPLPGPNGVVVRPVGLEDLRRAYSEVVGGA, encoded by the coding sequence ATGAGAGGTTTGAATGATATGTGCCCGGTGTTCCTCACCGGTTTCATGGGGTCTGGGAAGACCACGGTGGGGAGGGAGCTGGCGCGCCTTATGGGGGTGCCCTTCCTGGACCTGGACCGTATGGTGGAGATGGGTTCCCGCTTGACGGTGGAGGAGATATTCCGTCGTGGTGGGGAGGAGTCCTTCAGGGCTCTGGAGCGGGAGGCGCTCCTGCAGACCCTGGGGCTTGGGAGATGCGTGGTTGCCCTTGGTGGGGGGACCCTGATGGACCCCCGCAACCTGGAGGCGGTGCGCTCCTCCGGGCGGCTGGTGGCCCTGAAGGTCCCTTTGGACGTGGCGTCCCGACGGATAGGGGGTGATGTGAGGCCCCCCATGGAGAGCTCCTCGTTGGAGGAGCTCTTCGAGGCCAGGCGGCGGGGCTATGAGGCCGCGGAGATCGAGGTGGGAACTCATAGGACCGGGGCCCGGGAGGCTGCGAGGCTGATAGCCTCGGCTTTAAAACTTGAGATCCGCTCCCCCGGGGCGCCGAGGGAGGTCAGATCCGAGGTCCTGGGGCTCACGGTGAGGATAACCGATGGGGAGTTTGTCCCGTGGGGGATCTCCAGGGTGGTGCCCGCAGGCTCGGCGGGGGAGATATTCGCCGTAGGGGATTGCCTCACGGGACCGCTTTTCGTGGACCCAGCTGTCAAGGGGGTTCATCTTCTACCCCGGGGGGAGGCCGCCAAGGATCTCAAGCGGGTGGAGGAGCTTTACGATGCCTTCTGGGAAGCGGGGGTGCGCCGGAGCTCCACGGTGGCGGCGGTGGGGGGCGGTACCGTGGGGGATGCGGCGGCCTTCGCCGCCTCCACTTACCTCAGGGGGGTGGGGATCGTCCATTTCCCCACCACCTTGCTGGCCCAGGTGGATAGCTCGGTGGGTGGTAAGTGCGGGGTGAACATGCCCCAGGGCAAGAACCTGGTGGGGTCTTTTGTCTTCCCGTCCCTTACGGTGTGCGACGTGGGCTGTCTTATGTCCTTGAGTGAGCACGGCTACCGTCAGGGCCTAGGGGAGGTGGCCAAGTACGCCATGATGGACCGAGAGTTCTTCCGGTGGCTGGAGGCCCACGGTGCCTCCCTCTTGGCCCGGGATAGGGATGTCTTGATGGAGTGCGTTTTTAGGTGCTTGAGGCTCAAGCTGTCGGTGGTGGAGAAAGACCCCTTTGAGACCCGTGGGGGCAGGGAGGCGTTGAACTTGGGCCACACCGTAGGTCACGCCCTGGAGGCCTTGAGGGGCTTCAAGATGGGGCACGGGGATGCGGTGGCGTCGTCTTTGATGGTGGACCTGGCCCTTTCGGTCCGGTTAGGGGTGGGGGAGCCAGCCATGATGGACCGTCTTGGGGGACTGTTAAGCGCTTTGAGGCTTCCGGTCTCCCCTGGGGTCCCGTGGGGTGATTTGGAGGGCTTCGTTATGGGGGACAAGAAGTGGAGGAACGGCTCGCTCATGATGCCCCTCCCAGGGCCTAATGGTGTTGTGGTGAGGCCGGTGGGGCTGGAGGATCTCAGGAGGGCCTATTCGGAGGTGGTGGGCGGTGCTTAG
- the aroQ gene encoding type II 3-dehydroquinate dehydratase encodes MLRFLVINGPNMDVLGRRERGIYGSATLEDLEALCVRWGETNGVYVECLQSNHEGDLIEMVHRGSEEFQGVVMNAAGYGHTSVALRDAVSACSVPVVEVHMTNVASRETFRHRSLLTPVVRGLVMGLGIKGYVLALQALKDMAEGGV; translated from the coding sequence GTGCTTAGGTTTCTGGTGATAAACGGTCCCAACATGGACGTTTTGGGACGCCGGGAGAGGGGGATTTACGGTTCCGCCACCCTTGAAGACCTGGAGGCTTTGTGTGTCCGGTGGGGGGAGACCAACGGGGTTTACGTGGAGTGCCTTCAGAGCAACCACGAGGGGGATCTAATCGAGATGGTGCACCGGGGAAGCGAAGAGTTTCAGGGTGTTGTGATGAACGCCGCTGGCTACGGGCACACCAGCGTGGCCTTGAGGGATGCGGTCAGCGCCTGTTCCGTGCCGGTGGTGGAGGTCCACATGACCAACGTGGCGTCTCGGGAGACCTTCAGGCATCGGAGTCTGTTGACGCCGGTGGTGAGGGGTTTGGTGATGGGGCTTGGAATCAAAGGCTACGTCCTGGCCCTTCAGGCCCTTAAGGACATGGCGGAGGGGGGCGTTTGA
- the ilvE gene encoding branched-chain-amino-acid transaminase, producing the protein MLVYLNGKLVPKEEAKVSVFDHGYLYGDGVFEGIRAYSGRIFRLSEHLRRLYDSARAICLEIPLSMEEMTRVCVETCRANQISDGYIRLVVSRGEGDLGLNPNKAKEPTVVCIADRIQMYPPELTERGLNVITAATRRSYGEVLSPHIKSCNYLPNIMAVIEAINAGAQEAVCMSREGYVAECTGDNVFLVREGVLKTPHPSCGILKGITRNAVLELARGMGIPTEEGLFTRFDLYTADEVFLTGTAAEVVPVTRIDGRIIGDGKPGEMTLRLKQAFSQLVAREGHPIYD; encoded by the coding sequence ATGCTGGTGTACTTAAACGGGAAACTGGTGCCGAAGGAAGAGGCCAAGGTGTCGGTGTTCGATCACGGATACCTGTACGGCGACGGGGTGTTCGAGGGGATAAGGGCCTACTCGGGCAGGATATTCAGGCTCTCGGAACACCTCCGGCGGCTTTACGACTCCGCCAGGGCCATATGCCTTGAGATACCCCTCTCCATGGAGGAGATGACCCGGGTATGCGTTGAGACCTGCAGGGCCAACCAGATAAGCGACGGCTACATAAGGCTGGTGGTCTCCCGGGGGGAAGGTGACCTTGGGCTCAACCCCAACAAGGCGAAGGAGCCCACGGTGGTGTGCATCGCCGACCGGATCCAGATGTACCCGCCGGAGCTCACCGAGCGGGGGCTCAACGTGATCACCGCCGCCACCAGGAGGTCCTACGGGGAGGTCCTGTCCCCCCACATAAAGAGCTGCAACTACCTTCCCAACATCATGGCGGTGATAGAGGCCATAAACGCGGGTGCCCAGGAGGCGGTGTGCATGAGCCGGGAGGGCTACGTGGCGGAGTGCACCGGGGACAACGTATTCCTGGTGCGGGAAGGGGTTCTAAAAACCCCCCACCCCTCCTGCGGTATCCTCAAGGGCATAACCAGAAACGCGGTGCTGGAGCTGGCCCGGGGGATGGGCATCCCAACCGAGGAGGGGCTGTTCACCCGGTTCGACCTATACACCGCCGATGAGGTGTTCCTCACCGGAACCGCCGCGGAGGTGGTGCCGGTGACCAGGATAGACGGCAGGATCATCGGGGACGGCAAGCCCGGGGAGATGACCCTGCGCCTTAAACAGGCCTTCTCCCAGCTGGTGGCCCGAGAGGGACACCCCATATACGACTAG
- the ilvD gene encoding dihydroxy-acid dehydratase gives MRSSEAKEGPTRAPHRALMRASGYTRWEMDRPWIGVVNSYNSIVPGHRHLREITEAVKGAVYAAGGLPLEFPVIGVCDGIAMGHRGMKFSLPSREVIADSIEIMAQAHRLDGLILIGSCDKVIPGMAMGAARLNIPSVMVSGGPMEAGSFRGRKVDLSQAFEGVGSFSKGSMKEEDLEELENSCCPGVGSCAGMFTANTMNCLMEVLGLSLPGNGTIPAVQSRRLMLAKESALCLMDMVRRSIRPLDILTLEAFEDAVAVDVALGGSTNSALHLLAIAAEAGIGLTLEHLDRISRSTPNLCRLSPAGSHHIEDLHLAGGITAVMGELMKGGLLHPQRIMAEGRTLGERCSGPGADGRVIRPISNPYSSEGGLRVLKGSLAPMGSVVKSSAVDSSMLKHRGPARVFDREEAAMEAVMKGRIREGDVVVIRWEGPKGGPGMREMLQVTAALAGQGLDKSVALVTDGRFSGATRGASVGHVSPEAAEGGPIGLVEEGDLIELDIPNGRLELLVPPEELAKRRAPRPGDQDLLSSPALRRFAALASSGAQGAAMKDLWVNGETPKP, from the coding sequence ATGAGAAGCTCCGAGGCCAAGGAGGGCCCCACCAGGGCGCCCCACCGGGCGCTAATGAGGGCCTCCGGCTACACCAGATGGGAGATGGACCGTCCCTGGATAGGGGTGGTCAACTCCTACAACTCAATCGTACCAGGGCACAGACACCTCAGGGAGATAACCGAGGCGGTGAAGGGCGCCGTATACGCCGCCGGTGGGCTGCCCCTGGAGTTCCCGGTGATAGGGGTTTGCGACGGCATAGCCATGGGACACCGGGGCATGAAGTTCTCCCTCCCGAGCCGGGAGGTGATAGCGGACTCCATCGAGATAATGGCCCAGGCCCACCGGCTGGACGGGCTGATCTTGATAGGCAGCTGCGACAAGGTGATCCCCGGAATGGCCATGGGGGCCGCGAGGCTCAACATCCCGTCGGTGATGGTGAGCGGCGGTCCCATGGAAGCCGGGAGCTTCAGGGGCCGGAAGGTGGACCTCTCCCAGGCCTTCGAGGGGGTGGGGAGCTTCTCCAAGGGTAGCATGAAAGAGGAGGATCTCGAGGAGCTGGAAAACAGCTGCTGTCCCGGGGTGGGGTCCTGCGCTGGGATGTTCACCGCCAACACCATGAACTGCCTCATGGAGGTCCTGGGGCTTTCCCTCCCCGGCAACGGCACGATCCCGGCGGTCCAATCGAGGAGGCTGATGCTGGCCAAGGAATCGGCGCTGTGCCTCATGGATATGGTGAGGAGATCCATAAGGCCCTTGGACATCCTGACCCTGGAGGCCTTCGAGGACGCCGTGGCGGTGGACGTTGCACTGGGAGGCTCCACCAACTCGGCCCTGCACCTCCTGGCCATAGCGGCGGAGGCGGGGATTGGGTTAACCCTGGAGCACCTGGACCGGATCTCCCGCTCCACCCCAAACCTTTGCAGGCTGAGCCCTGCGGGATCCCACCACATAGAGGACCTCCATCTGGCGGGGGGGATTACCGCGGTTATGGGGGAGCTCATGAAGGGCGGTCTTCTGCACCCACAGAGGATCATGGCGGAGGGGCGTACCCTGGGGGAGCGCTGTTCAGGCCCCGGGGCGGACGGCAGGGTCATACGCCCGATCAGCAACCCCTACTCCTCGGAAGGGGGGCTTCGGGTGCTAAAGGGTTCCCTCGCCCCAATGGGCTCGGTGGTGAAGAGCTCCGCGGTGGACTCCTCCATGCTGAAACACCGAGGCCCCGCCCGGGTGTTCGACCGGGAGGAGGCGGCCATGGAGGCGGTGATGAAGGGAAGGATAAGGGAAGGTGACGTGGTGGTGATCCGATGGGAGGGCCCCAAGGGGGGGCCTGGGATGCGGGAGATGCTTCAGGTCACCGCCGCCCTGGCGGGGCAAGGGCTGGACAAGTCCGTGGCACTTGTAACCGACGGCAGGTTCTCCGGGGCCACCAGGGGGGCCTCGGTGGGACACGTGTCCCCCGAAGCGGCGGAAGGGGGTCCTATAGGGCTGGTGGAGGAGGGGGACCTCATAGAGCTGGACATCCCCAACGGCCGGCTGGAGCTCCTAGTTCCCCCGGAGGAGCTCGCCAAGAGGCGTGCCCCAAGGCCGGGGGACCAGGACCTGCTAAGCTCCCCGGCACTTCGGCGCTTCGCCGCCCTAGCCTCCTCGGGGGCCCAGGGGGCGGCCATGAAGGACCTTTGGGTAAATGGGGAAACTCCTAAGCCCTAA